A genome region from Altererythrobacter aquiaggeris includes the following:
- a CDS encoding TadE/TadG family type IV pilus assembly protein, with protein sequence MTRSPSFLRTFCACRRGNAAAEMALLVPFLVLLLFGGLEMSYYFYSQHQVVKGVRDGARFASRQSFAELNCSGGTASTIPATVETSIKEMTRTGLPSGGTARVPGWVNTDVTVTLSCAATAITTGIYANEDNAPFVTIDATVDYPSLFAGVGVIDSTYSLKASQEAAVMGI encoded by the coding sequence ATGACACGCTCGCCCTCCTTTTTGCGCACATTTTGTGCTTGCCGCCGCGGCAATGCCGCAGCCGAAATGGCGCTGCTCGTCCCGTTTCTGGTGCTGCTGCTGTTTGGCGGGCTGGAAATGAGCTATTATTTCTATTCCCAGCATCAGGTTGTCAAAGGCGTGCGGGACGGCGCACGATTTGCCAGCCGGCAAAGTTTTGCGGAACTGAACTGTTCGGGCGGGACGGCAAGCACGATCCCGGCCACGGTTGAAACCAGCATCAAGGAAATGACCCGCACCGGCCTGCCGTCCGGCGGCACGGCCCGCGTGCCGGGATGGGTGAATACTGATGTGACGGTCACTCTGTCATGCGCGGCAACCGCTATTACCACAGGCATCTATGCCAATGAAGATAATGCACCGTTTGTGACGATCGATGCGACCGTTGACTACCCTTCGCTATTTGCCGGAGTGGGCGTGATCGATTCGACCTATTCGCTCAAAGCCAGCCAGGAAGCTGCGGTGATGGGGATATGA
- a CDS encoding TadE/TadG family type IV pilus assembly protein, with the protein MSTLLKTARALLSDSRGSAAEFALILPLAVLFLVGLIDAGRYAYTFNQGEKATQIGARWTVVTNPITPELATQSYTSVGGVTLTQGDRIPAAALGLITCTNLACVCTTPPCTDNAPTLSTPAFNALVNRMTEIMPSITPANLVVEYRGSGLGYAGNPDGMDIAPLVTVRLVDMDFTAIILLANTVGLPDFSYTLTMEDGIGDGSN; encoded by the coding sequence ATGAGCACGTTGCTGAAAACCGCGCGGGCCCTGTTATCGGATAGCCGCGGCTCGGCTGCCGAATTTGCGCTGATCCTGCCGCTTGCGGTGCTGTTTCTGGTCGGCCTGATCGATGCAGGCCGCTATGCCTATACCTTCAACCAGGGCGAAAAAGCCACGCAGATCGGCGCGCGCTGGACTGTCGTAACCAATCCGATCACGCCCGAACTCGCTACGCAAAGCTATACCAGCGTAGGCGGGGTCACGTTGACACAGGGCGACCGGATACCGGCTGCCGCACTTGGCCTGATCACTTGCACCAATTTGGCTTGCGTCTGCACGACCCCGCCTTGCACGGATAACGCTCCGACATTGTCAACTCCGGCGTTTAACGCGCTCGTCAACCGCATGACCGAAATCATGCCGTCGATCACACCGGCCAATCTGGTGGTCGAATATCGCGGATCGGGTCTGGGTTATGCGGGCAATCCCGATGGGATGGATATTGCGCCGCTGGTGACGGTCAGGCTGGTGGATATGGATTTCACCGCAATTATCCTGCTGGCCAATACGGTTGGTCTGCCGGACTTTTCTTACACGCTGACTATGGAAGACGGCATCGGGGACGGATCGAACTGA
- a CDS encoding AAA family ATPase, whose translation MGRENTPMDLQTDNILRLPAPLTVIADALQIEALQSAQGISWISDADLVALPLDQPVPDDALPAAGIVVLQVDPDMPASMARLARIRATHPRLAQIVALDNTDLRLVRTLIREGVADVVSLPLDPDEILQAAIAVLEVRAGYDEPEGDLAPLIAVTRSLGGSGATTLLTHLAREFVDVETPHANVCIIDLDIQFGRVSDVLGLQPRRNLTDLLDAGVRIDSSLIRTVAVEHETGIAVVAAPQEIVPIEAIDTEQLMRVIETARRDFEYVFLDLPSNLTNWNLSVLAEADRILMVVEQTIPSLRQARRRLDLFRNVGIESRSVSVIVNRAEKKLFGGISLADVKSTLDRDVLAALSADAQYITTAQDQGLLVDQIRPKSKFAADIDELAEKLAGLLQQRSSL comes from the coding sequence ATGGGTAGAGAAAACACACCGATGGATCTTCAAACGGATAATATCCTGCGCCTTCCTGCGCCGCTCACCGTGATTGCCGACGCCTTGCAGATCGAAGCCTTGCAATCGGCGCAGGGCATTAGCTGGATTTCGGATGCCGATCTGGTGGCGCTCCCGCTAGATCAGCCGGTGCCCGACGATGCCTTGCCCGCCGCGGGTATCGTCGTTTTGCAAGTCGATCCGGATATGCCCGCGTCGATGGCGCGGCTCGCCCGGATCCGCGCAACGCACCCGCGATTGGCGCAGATTGTCGCACTTGATAATACCGACCTGCGGCTGGTCCGCACCCTGATCCGCGAAGGCGTGGCCGATGTCGTATCGCTGCCGCTTGATCCGGACGAGATTCTGCAGGCTGCGATTGCGGTGCTTGAGGTAAGGGCCGGATATGACGAGCCCGAAGGCGATCTGGCACCGCTGATTGCGGTCACCCGATCACTGGGCGGAAGCGGCGCGACAACGCTGCTGACGCATCTGGCCCGCGAATTCGTGGATGTGGAAACGCCGCACGCCAATGTTTGCATAATCGATCTGGATATCCAGTTTGGCCGCGTTTCGGATGTGCTTGGCCTGCAACCGCGCCGTAATCTGACCGACCTGCTTGATGCAGGTGTGCGGATCGACAGTTCACTGATCCGCACCGTTGCGGTGGAGCATGAAACCGGGATCGCGGTTGTTGCAGCGCCGCAGGAAATCGTCCCGATCGAAGCGATCGATACCGAGCAACTGATGCGCGTGATCGAGACTGCGCGCCGCGACTTCGAATATGTATTTCTCGACCTGCCTTCGAACCTGACCAACTGGAACCTGTCGGTTCTCGCCGAGGCGGACCGGATATTGATGGTTGTCGAACAGACCATCCCGAGCCTGCGCCAGGCGCGCCGGCGGCTGGATTTGTTCAGGAATGTCGGGATCGAGAGCCGGTCGGTTTCGGTAATCGTGAACCGCGCCGAAAAGAAACTGTTCGGCGGCATCAGTCTGGCGGACGTTAAATCCACGCTCGACCGGGATGTCCTCGCCGCCCTGAGCGCAGACGCGCAATACATCACGACTGCGCAGGATCAGGGTCTGCTGGTCGATCAGATCCGCCCGAAAAGCAAATTCGCGGCGGATATCGATGAACTGGCCGAAAAGCTGGCGGGCCTGTTGCAACAGAGGTCCAGCCTGTGA
- a CDS encoding CpaF family protein — protein sequence MDKYLLLKTAIHRKLLDRINLGILEKLSRDQIQEEVGDIVLDLLVEEDAALNAKERTELVAEVLDELLGLGPLEPLLADETITDILVNGHKTVFVERNGLLEKETTRFQNERHLLRIIQKIVSAVGRRVDESSPFVDARLADGSRVNAIVAPLAIDGSLLSIRKFAKKRIGMEKLVEFGSIPQDVADVMRAIVASRRNVLISGGTGSGKTTLLNALSSYISDRERIVTIEDSAELQLQQEHVARLETRPPNIEGKGEVTQRDLVKNALRMRPDRIIVGEVRAGEAFDMLQAMNTGHDGSMTTVHANTPRDALSRLEQMIGMSGIDISSESSRAQIASAINVVIQIGRQADGRRRLLSLSEVIGMEGHTITMQEIFRFKMTGRGEDGEVLGYFEATGIRPKFLQDASDHGISVPSELFRPSLKIGHRQ from the coding sequence CTGGACAAATATCTCCTTTTGAAAACCGCGATCCATCGCAAACTGCTCGACCGGATCAATCTGGGAATTCTCGAGAAACTGTCGCGCGATCAGATTCAGGAGGAGGTCGGCGATATCGTGCTCGATCTGCTGGTCGAGGAAGACGCGGCACTCAATGCCAAAGAGCGCACGGAACTGGTTGCCGAGGTTCTCGATGAATTGCTGGGGCTTGGCCCGTTGGAGCCCTTGCTGGCTGACGAGACGATTACGGATATTCTCGTCAATGGTCACAAGACAGTGTTCGTCGAACGCAACGGCTTGCTGGAAAAGGAAACAACCCGGTTCCAGAACGAGCGGCATCTGCTGCGGATTATCCAGAAAATCGTGAGCGCGGTCGGCCGCCGGGTGGACGAATCCTCGCCATTCGTCGATGCACGGTTGGCTGACGGGTCGCGGGTCAACGCGATTGTCGCACCGCTCGCAATCGATGGTTCGCTGCTGTCGATCCGCAAGTTTGCCAAGAAGCGGATCGGCATGGAAAAGCTGGTCGAATTTGGCAGTATTCCGCAAGACGTGGCGGATGTGATGCGCGCAATTGTCGCATCGCGCCGCAATGTCCTGATTTCGGGTGGTACGGGCTCGGGCAAAACGACACTGCTGAACGCGCTGTCGTCTTATATCAGCGACCGCGAACGCATCGTCACGATCGAGGATTCGGCTGAACTTCAATTACAGCAGGAACATGTGGCAAGGCTGGAAACGCGGCCTCCCAACATCGAGGGTAAGGGAGAGGTCACGCAGCGCGATCTGGTGAAGAATGCGCTGCGTATGCGGCCCGACCGGATTATCGTGGGCGAAGTTCGTGCCGGCGAGGCGTTCGATATGCTTCAGGCGATGAACACCGGTCATGACGGATCGATGACGACGGTGCACGCCAACACGCCGCGCGATGCGCTGTCACGGCTCGAACAGATGATCGGGATGAGCGGGATCGACATCTCCTCCGAATCGTCCCGCGCGCAGATTGCTTCGGCGATCAATGTGGTGATCCAGATTGGTCGTCAGGCCGACGGGCGCAGGCGTTTGCTCAGCCTGTCGGAAGTGATCGGCATGGAAGGACATACGATCACGATGCAGGAAATCTTCCGGTTCAAGATGACCGGCCGCGGTGAAGACGGCGAAGTTCTGGGCTATTTCGAAGCCACCGGGATCCGCCCCAAGTTCCTGCAGGATGCATCTGATCACGGCATTTCGGTGCCTTCCGAATTGTTCCGTCCATCGCTCAAGATCGGCCACAGGCAATGA
- a CDS encoding type II secretion system F family protein, protein MTGDAVRVLVLLAIFGAVFLLVQIILRYSVANRVHVGAVNARLKLIAKGADRDEIISNLRKNDPLAGVGGGGVFAGLYTAFRRNLMMSALPYTPFQAALGMAVLFITLFLVIAISAWTSNYPLTGGVIQLIMAVSASVAIAVPLLAASFLAQRRRKKMQEQFPVALDIFVRALRSGHPIASAIDLLTGEMEDPIGSEFGLIADEVSYGAELTDALNDMAERWELDDIRMFVVSLSVQSETGGNLAEILDNLSKVIRERAGLYLKVRALSSEGRMTGWLLTGLPIFTFVSLFAMNPAFYLGVAMDPIFYIGFPLLLVWYLVGVIAIKRMVNLQV, encoded by the coding sequence ATGACGGGCGATGCAGTCCGTGTTCTGGTGCTGCTGGCCATTTTCGGGGCCGTTTTTCTGCTCGTGCAGATTATCCTGCGCTATTCGGTCGCCAACAGGGTGCATGTCGGCGCTGTAAACGCGCGGCTCAAGTTGATCGCCAAGGGCGCAGACCGCGACGAAATTATCAGCAATCTGCGCAAGAACGATCCGCTCGCAGGGGTGGGGGGAGGCGGTGTATTCGCCGGTCTTTACACGGCTTTCCGGCGCAATCTGATGATGTCGGCGCTGCCTTACACGCCGTTTCAGGCAGCGCTGGGTATGGCTGTGCTGTTTATCACGTTATTTCTGGTCATTGCGATTTCCGCCTGGACATCGAATTATCCGCTTACCGGCGGTGTCATCCAGCTGATCATGGCAGTTTCGGCATCTGTGGCGATTGCCGTACCGCTGCTTGCAGCATCGTTTCTGGCGCAGCGCCGGCGCAAGAAAATGCAGGAACAGTTTCCCGTCGCGCTCGACATTTTTGTTCGCGCATTACGTTCCGGCCATCCGATTGCATCGGCGATCGATTTGCTGACCGGCGAGATGGAAGATCCGATCGGGTCCGAATTTGGCCTGATTGCCGATGAAGTTTCCTACGGCGCGGAATTGACCGATGCGCTCAACGACATGGCGGAGCGGTGGGAGCTCGACGATATCCGGATGTTTGTCGTGTCGCTGTCTGTGCAAAGCGAAACAGGCGGTAATCTGGCGGAAATTCTGGACAATCTGTCCAAGGTCATTCGTGAGCGTGCCGGACTGTATCTCAAAGTGCGCGCGTTGAGTTCGGAAGGCCGGATGACGGGTTGGCTGCTGACCGGGCTGCCGATCTTCACATTCGTATCGCTGTTTGCAATGAACCCCGCGTTCTATCTGGGGGTGGCGATGGATCCCATATTCTATATCGGCTTCCCGCTGCTTCTGGTGTGGTATCTGGTCGGGGTCATTGCGATCAAACGCATGGTCAATTTGCAGGTCTGA
- a CDS encoding type II secretion system F family protein, producing the protein MLEFLATNEFARLAALALVFALVLGVVVLVSRTFVRRAEIKAGLQTIARPEHAAGRSRLQEQKEGAWSQLADTIEKAGLNLTDSRADELRDKLVAAGYTSPNAPKLFTLARLGMLIILPLVYLAIATAGAEPVSGFKLYGYSLLLAVAGLYLPNLFVSAKADRRREAITNGFPDCLDLMLVCVEAGLGLEAAMDRVGREMVNTHPLVARLLSTATLQLRAGAQREEALRKMGELSGVSEIKSFATLLIQSDKLGTSISDTLRVYASEMREKRRMRAEEKAHRLPVLISIPLVVCMLPTMVGVLMLPGVIRTIRQLLPAMGGG; encoded by the coding sequence ATGCTGGAATTTCTCGCCACCAACGAATTTGCCCGGCTGGCCGCACTCGCGCTGGTGTTTGCCCTGGTGCTGGGCGTTGTCGTGCTTGTTTCACGGACATTTGTTCGCCGTGCGGAGATCAAGGCCGGTTTGCAGACGATTGCCCGGCCCGAGCATGCTGCCGGGCGGTCACGCTTGCAGGAACAGAAAGAGGGCGCCTGGTCGCAGCTCGCCGATACAATCGAAAAAGCCGGCCTGAACCTGACGGACAGCAGGGCGGACGAGCTTCGCGACAAGCTGGTTGCTGCGGGTTACACATCTCCAAACGCACCCAAACTTTTTACGCTGGCCCGGCTGGGTATGCTGATCATCCTGCCGCTGGTTTATCTGGCGATCGCGACTGCAGGTGCAGAGCCTGTTTCCGGGTTCAAACTGTATGGCTATAGTTTGCTGCTGGCTGTTGCGGGACTTTATCTTCCCAACCTGTTTGTTTCGGCCAAGGCCGATCGGCGCCGCGAAGCGATTACAAACGGTTTTCCCGATTGTCTCGATCTGATGCTTGTCTGTGTCGAAGCAGGCCTGGGCCTGGAAGCGGCGATGGACCGCGTGGGCCGCGAAATGGTCAACACGCACCCGCTGGTTGCGCGCCTGCTATCGACCGCGACGCTTCAGCTGAGGGCCGGCGCCCAGCGCGAAGAAGCGCTGCGCAAGATGGGTGAGCTCAGCGGCGTCAGCGAAATCAAAAGTTTTGCGACACTGCTTATCCAGTCGGACAAATTGGGCACGAGCATTTCGGATACATTGCGCGTCTATGCCTCCGAAATGCGTGAGAAGCGCCGGATGCGCGCAGAGGAGAAGGCGCACCGCCTTCCCGTACTTATTTCGATTCCACTGGTCGTATGCATGTTGCCGACCATGGTTGGTGTTTTGATGCTGCCGGGCGTCATCCGCACAATTCGACAGTTGCTGCCGGCAATGGGGGGAGGATAG
- a CDS encoding tetratricopeptide repeat protein yields MKMFLKYSTLVIAAGSLGACQSFPVGKWVFGNGKDQSRSQQQKMLAASGDVMLADGKEQLRTGNISAAVAAFRIASLDETVRADANNGLAVAYAKLGRPDLAERYFRTALMMEPDNMKFRANLLRLQQQVMLARRSAAETAAEPMVAELAPVATPAAAKPEAQTASTSGRVRQVARGVVHISSLPATAAAPDMVVAYRAPSKVEAAARAKAEADRIEQSDPDKQAVSPAPKAKPYPVRVSFN; encoded by the coding sequence ATGAAAATGTTCCTTAAATATTCGACGCTGGTTATTGCTGCGGGCTCGCTGGGGGCGTGCCAGTCCTTTCCCGTCGGCAAATGGGTGTTCGGAAATGGCAAGGACCAGTCCCGTTCGCAGCAGCAAAAAATGCTTGCCGCATCGGGCGACGTCATGCTCGCTGACGGAAAAGAGCAATTGCGTACGGGAAATATCTCGGCTGCCGTCGCGGCATTCCGGATTGCCTCGTTGGACGAAACAGTGCGCGCCGATGCGAATAACGGCCTGGCGGTTGCCTATGCCAAATTGGGCAGGCCCGACCTTGCGGAGCGTTATTTCCGCACGGCGCTGATGATGGAACCCGACAATATGAAGTTCAGAGCCAACCTGCTGCGCTTGCAACAACAGGTTATGCTCGCACGCCGATCTGCTGCCGAAACGGCTGCCGAACCAATGGTTGCGGAGCTAGCGCCGGTAGCAACACCTGCCGCCGCGAAACCCGAAGCGCAAACAGCATCCACGTCCGGACGGGTCCGGCAGGTCGCTCGCGGGGTGGTCCATATCTCCAGCCTGCCAGCGACTGCCGCCGCGCCCGATATGGTCGTCGCATATCGCGCGCCGTCAAAGGTGGAAGCCGCAGCCAGGGCAAAGGCCGAAGCAGACCGGATCGAACAATCCGATCCGGACAAGCAGGCCGTATCGCCTGCACCGAAAGCCAAACCATATCCGGTGCGTGTTTCGTTTAACTGA
- a CDS encoding A24 family peptidase: MPIELVYWVPVAIGAGGAVWDILHRRLPNLLCVAMAVAAATALGLTMGIAALPWALAHSVIALLVGMVLFRLGMIGGGDAKFYAAAALGLPLDQGLSMLGWTSVAGLVLLAAMFSARKVQKIPTPKDGAGKWTVPYGVAIFFGYLLTVINSN; the protein is encoded by the coding sequence ATGCCGATTGAACTTGTTTACTGGGTGCCGGTAGCGATCGGTGCAGGCGGTGCTGTGTGGGATATTCTGCACCGCCGCCTGCCCAATCTGCTGTGCGTGGCAATGGCTGTCGCCGCGGCAACTGCACTCGGCCTGACAATGGGGATCGCCGCTCTCCCTTGGGCGCTTGCCCATTCGGTCATCGCATTGCTGGTCGGTATGGTCCTGTTCCGGCTGGGCATGATCGGGGGAGGGGACGCCAAATTCTATGCGGCCGCCGCGCTGGGTCTGCCGCTTGATCAGGGCCTTTCCATGCTTGGCTGGACGTCGGTTGCGGGTCTGGTTTTGCTGGCCGCGATGTTCAGTGCGCGCAAGGTGCAAAAAATCCCGACACCAAAGGACGGGGCCGGGAAATGGACCGTACCTTATGGTGTCGCAATATTCTTTGGATATTTGCTGACAGTCATCAATTCTAACTGA